Proteins encoded within one genomic window of Chlorobaculum sp. MV4-Y:
- the cfa gene encoding cyclopropane fatty acyl phospholipid synthase — protein MSGIYESKLRALLESAGIAVGGRNPWDITVHNPRFYKRVVTESHLGIGESYMDGWWDCPALDQFFYRILRSRLDTKVSQASRALGNILGVLVNLQKPSRAFTVGEVHYNVGNDLYEAMLDKRMLYSCGYWKEARDLDEAQENKLRLIFNKLDLAPGMRVLDIGCGWGGAARFAAEHYGVSVTGVTVSSEQKKMADELRNNLPVEVRLVDYRQLDGSFDRIYSIGMFEHVGVKNYRRFFEITRNCLKPDGLFLLHTIGSKRSSTHTDKWTHKYIFPNSMLPSARQITTAAEGQHLIEDWHAFGNDYDHTLMAWHRNFEEHWPRLRHAYDERFYRMWRYYLLSAAGSFRARNVQLWQILFSNNGITGDYYVPREHKKVLVKN, from the coding sequence ATGAGTGGCATTTACGAAAGCAAACTGCGAGCGCTGCTCGAATCGGCGGGCATCGCCGTCGGGGGCAGGAATCCGTGGGACATCACCGTCCACAACCCCCGCTTCTACAAGCGCGTCGTCACCGAGTCGCATCTTGGCATCGGCGAATCGTACATGGACGGCTGGTGGGATTGCCCGGCGCTCGACCAGTTCTTCTACCGCATTCTTCGCTCACGGCTCGACACGAAGGTTTCGCAAGCAAGCCGCGCCCTCGGCAACATCCTCGGCGTTCTGGTCAACCTGCAAAAACCCTCGCGCGCCTTCACCGTCGGCGAAGTGCACTACAACGTGGGCAACGATCTGTACGAGGCGATGCTCGACAAGCGTATGCTCTACAGTTGCGGCTACTGGAAAGAGGCCCGCGACCTCGACGAAGCGCAGGAGAACAAGCTTCGCCTCATCTTCAACAAGCTCGACCTCGCGCCCGGCATGCGGGTGCTCGATATCGGCTGCGGCTGGGGCGGCGCGGCGCGCTTCGCGGCGGAGCACTACGGCGTGAGCGTCACCGGCGTCACGGTTTCGAGCGAGCAGAAGAAGATGGCCGACGAGCTACGAAACAACCTCCCGGTCGAGGTGCGGCTCGTCGATTACCGCCAGCTCGACGGCAGCTTCGACCGGATTTACTCCATCGGCATGTTCGAGCATGTCGGCGTAAAAAACTACCGGCGCTTTTTCGAGATCACCCGCAACTGCCTCAAGCCTGACGGCCTGTTCCTCCTGCACACCATCGGCAGCAAGCGCTCCTCGACCCACACCGACAAGTGGACGCACAAGTACATCTTTCCCAACTCCATGCTCCCGTCGGCCCGGCAGATCACCACCGCCGCCGAGGGGCAGCATCTCATCGAAGACTGGCACGCCTTCGGCAACGACTATGACCACACCCTCATGGCCTGGCACCGGAACTTCGAAGAGCACTGGCCACGTCTTCGCCACGCTTACGACGAACGATTCTACCGCATGTGGCGCTACTACCTGCTCAGCGCCGCCGGATCGTTCCGCGCCCGAAACGTCCAGCTCTGGCAAATCCTCTTTTCCAACAACGGGATCACGGGCGATTATTACGTGCCGAGAGAGCACAAAAAAGTCTTGGTGAAAAACTGA
- a CDS encoding Hsp20/alpha crystallin family protein yields the protein MNLKLYGRDPLKMFEDVFNEKMTPFISSMGSMIAPTFKVDISEDEKAIYISADIPGVKKEDVKVTMADDVISICAERTQEEEEKKKNYHRVERSWGSLSRSFTIGDNVDADNITANYDNGVLKIVVPKKEPEEKKSKEIAVS from the coding sequence TGAAGCTTTATGGAAGGGACCCCCTGAAGATGTTTGAAGATGTGTTCAACGAAAAGATGACGCCGTTCATCAGTTCGATGGGCTCGATGATCGCCCCGACCTTCAAGGTGGATATCAGTGAAGATGAAAAGGCTATCTATATCTCAGCCGATATTCCGGGTGTGAAGAAGGAGGATGTGAAGGTGACGATGGCGGATGACGTCATCAGTATCTGTGCTGAACGCACTCAGGAAGAGGAGGAGAAAAAGAAGAACTACCACCGCGTCGAACGCTCATGGGGAAGCCTGTCGAGAAGCTTCACCATCGGCGATAACGTGGATGCCGACAACATTACGGCCAACTACGACAATGGCGTACTCAAGATCGTCGTCCCGAAAAAGGAGCCGGAAGAGAAAAAGAGTAAAGAGATCGCCGTCAGTTGA